The genome window CGCAAAATGAAGGGCATTATCCCCAATCCCGACAATGAACCGAAGAAAAATCCAGAAATAAAAGTTCATCCATAAAGGAAATAGGATCATCGATCCAACGACCAATCCCATTCCTGTAATGATCATCGGTTTAAAGCCAAATCTCCGCACAGGTTTCTCCATAAAAGGAGAGGCAAGTAACATCCCAATATATAAAGCAGCAGAACTTAATCCATTAAAGGTTGCAGAGATCCCTTGTTGTTCAAGTAATACGGATAACAAAGGAAGCAATAATCCTTGGCTAAATCCCGATACAACTATAGTAACCACTAAGATATAAAACCGTTTTTGGTCCCAACGGGTTGATTGGTTTAATACTAATGTTGCTTCATTCATGAGCAGAACTCCTTATATAATTTCTCAATCATATCAACGAAGGTTATATACTTTAAATGGATTATATGTTCTAACGCACTCCGACTCCTCGCGGTTTTCATTGAATAAATAGTAGGGAAGAAAACTCGCTCGTAAAAGTCGTGCTTATAGAACATATAATCACATCTTAATCGACTGAAAGAGAATTGACAATGATTTTCCCATCTTTCTATGTTAATATTAGAGTAAAACATGAATGACTAAGTTCTATAAGTATTTTAATAGTATTCGGAGAGGGGGCCATCCTTTGAATAAAGACGCGGCTTTTTTTTCAAGTATGGTTGTTGCTTTTCTCGCATTGATCTCTACATTTGAGGTATATAGATGGGTCGGTATTAAAGGAACAATTCTCACGATAGGGGCATCTATTGCATGGATTGCACTTGGATTCTATTTCAAAAAATCAAAGTCAGTCTAAAATTATAAGTTTCCTTTCTTATCCCATGAAAAAGGCATTCTCAGTTGCTTCTGAGCAATGCCTTTTTTCTAATATAATCGAGTTCATTTAAAATCCATAAATACTCATACCACCATCAACAAAAATCGTATGACCAGTCACATAACTAGAGGCATCTGATGCTAAGAACACGGCTGGACCTACTAATTCCTTGACATCTCCAACGCGACGTAAGGGCGTGCGACTGATTACCTCATCATAATACTCTTTGTTTGTTAATAATTTCTCTGTTAACGGCGTCTTAAAATACCAAGGGGCAATCGCATTGACGCGAACATTATATTTTCCCCATTCCAGTGCTAAGGTTTTCGTCATTTGGATAATACCTGCTTTTGTCGCAGCATAGGCCACCCCTGTTCTTAAAGCAACATGTCCAGCGACGGAACTAATATTAATAATCGAACCGTGTTTTTGTTCTACCATATGTTTTCCTACTGCTTGACTAGCGAGAAAAACAGATTTCATATTGGTTTGAATAATAAGTTCCCATTCTTCTTCAGAGACTTCTAGTGCAGGAGTACGAATATTCATCCCCGCGTTATTGATAAGAATATCGATTTTTCCAAAAGTATGCAGAGTTTGTTCGACCATTCTTTCAATTTCTTCTTTTTTCTTTACATCAGTAGATATGCCAATTGCTTTTCTCCCTTTTTGTTCAATCTCTAAAACGGTCTGGTCAATATCCGATTGAGTTCTGGCTACAACGACAACATCGGCACCAGCATCTGCTAATCCTAAGGCTATTGCCTTACCAATTCCTTTTCCCGATCCTGTGATCACTGCCACTTTTCCTTCTAGATTAAATAAGTCCATTTCATCCATCTCCTATTTCATCTTTACCTACCATTTTAGAAAAATATAGGATGTCCCTCAACAGAAAGTTTAAAGAACCCAATAAAAAAGACTTAAACAAGCAATCTGCTTAAGTCCTTTTAGATCATTTTCATTTATCCTAATGCAATTCGATCGTCTACGAACTTCTCACCTTTTAACTCTTCAAACGCATGAATTAAATCGGCTGGAGTCATTTTCGCTTTTTGCAACTCGTTTAGCTCGAGTACGATTTCCCCTTGGTGCATCATAATTAAACGATTTCCTAATTTTAAAGCCTGATCCATGTTATGAGTAATCATTAGTGTTGTAAGATGGTCTTGTTTCACAATCTTTTCCGTAAGATGAGTGATTAATCTTGCTCTTTTCGGATCAAGGGCGGCTGTATGTTCATCTAGCAGTAAAATTTTGGGCTGTGTAAAAGTTGCCATTAATAAGCTTAGTGCTTGACGTTCTCCCCCTGAGAGCAAGCCCACTTTCGTTTCCAAGCGATTTTCTAGGTTTAGTTCCAATGACTCAAGAGAAGTTCGGAAAAAATCGCGAAGATTCTTATTCAAAGCAAGTCGTAATCCTCTTTTCTTTCCCCTTTTATATGCCATCGCTAGATTTTCTTCAATTGTCATTGTAGGGGCTGTTCCCGCCATTGGGTCCTGAAATACACGACCAATGTATTTGGCTCGTTGACTTTCATTTAAGCGGGTAACATCTTCACCATCGATAGCAATGGATCCACGATCTACTTGATAAACGCCAGCAATCGCATTCATTAATGTGGACTTACCTGCGCCATTACTACCGATGACCGTAACAAAGTCACCCTTATATAAATGAAGGTCAATACTGATTAGCGCTTGTTTTTCATTTACGGTTCCTTGGTTGAATGTTTTCGATATCTGATTGACTCTTAACATCACTTGTTCCCCTCTCTTTGCTTCAACCTTCTTTTGTTACTTTTTTCAGCGAATAATCGATTGATTGAATCGGATTCCCTACCACAGCTTTTTTTTTATTCTTTAATGAAAAGCGAGGGAGTGTAAGAGATACGATGACAAGTAACGCTGTGATTAATTTCATGTCTGTAGGACTAAAACCAGGAAGGTACAAAGCTAAAGCAATAACCAGTCGATAGATAACGGCTCCACACACGACCGAGAATGTTGCTCTTCGGATCGAACGATTACCAAAGATCGCTTCACCGATAATAACCGATGCCAACCCAACTACAATCATTCCGACACCCATTTGAATATCGGCGTAACCTTGGTATTGGGCCATTATCCCTCCTGCTAAGCCTACTAATGCATTAGATAAAACCAATCCAATAATTGTGGAATAGTCGGTATTGACACCCACACTTCGAATCATCGAAGGATTATCACCTGTTGCTCGGATTGCTAAACCTAATTCCGTCTGCAAGAACCAATCGATCAACTTCTTTATTACGATAACAAAAATAAATAATACGATTGTAAATAACCAAGCATTGATCGATTGAGAGATCAATGAATCTCCTAAGGTTTGCTGTATCGTTTCTTTTAAATTCTCAAATGGTGTGAAAATCGTATCAAAACGAAAAAGTGAAAGATTAGCAGTCCCCATGATTTTCAAATTAATGGAATATAGGGCCGTCATGGTTAGGATCCCTGCTAAAAGTCCATTCACTTTTCCCTTAGTATGCAATATTCCTGTGATGAAACCTGCAATTCCACCTGCAAGTAATGCGAAAAATAAAGCAAAAAAAGGATTTAAACCTTTTGTGATCAATAAGGTAGAAAGGGCAGCTCCCATTGGGAAGCTACCATCTACCGTTAAATCAGGATAATCTAATATTCGAAAAGCTAAATAGACACCTATTGCCATTAAGGAATAGATCAATCCTTGTTCGAATGAACCAATCAGTACATTCATAATGCTCCTCCTCTAGTTGTAAAATCTCACTTACTCGATTACCTCATCCGCTTTCTTTAACAACTCCTCAGAAAGTTCAACTCCCATACTTTTCGCTGCTTTCTTATTAATGATCAGCTTCATATCTTTTTGTGTTTCAATTGGCATGTCTTGTGGTTTGGCTTCACCTTTTAGGATTTTCACAGCCATTTCCCCTGTTTGATAACCTAATTTATAGTAATCTAGGCCATAAGTGATTAAGCCGCCTTTTTTCACTGAATCTCCTTCACCAACGACTACAGGAATCTTTGTTTGTTCTGCTACTTTAAGAACAGAATCGAGAGCGGATACCACAGTATTATCTGTTGGAACATAAATCGCATCTACTTTAGCTGCAAGAGCATCTGCTGCTTGCTTTACTTCGGAACTATTGGTAATCCCTATTAACTCTAGATTAAGTCCTAACTCTGGTGCAACTTCTTTTGCAATCTTGATTTGAACTTCTGAATTGGCTTCCCCTGTATTGTAAATAATCCCT of Tepidibacillus fermentans contains these proteins:
- a CDS encoding ABC transporter ATP-binding protein yields the protein MLRVNQISKTFNQGTVNEKQALISIDLHLYKGDFVTVIGSNGAGKSTLMNAIAGVYQVDRGSIAIDGEDVTRLNESQRAKYIGRVFQDPMAGTAPTMTIEENLAMAYKRGKKRGLRLALNKNLRDFFRTSLESLELNLENRLETKVGLLSGGERQALSLLMATFTQPKILLLDEHTAALDPKRARLITHLTEKIVKQDHLTTLMITHNMDQALKLGNRLIMMHQGEIVLELNELQKAKMTPADLIHAFEELKGEKFVDDRIALG
- a CDS encoding SDR family NAD(P)-dependent oxidoreductase — protein: MDLFNLEGKVAVITGSGKGIGKAIALGLADAGADVVVVARTQSDIDQTVLEIEQKGRKAIGISTDVKKKEEIERMVEQTLHTFGKIDILINNAGMNIRTPALEVSEEEWELIIQTNMKSVFLASQAVGKHMVEQKHGSIINISSVAGHVALRTGVAYAATKAGIIQMTKTLALEWGKYNVRVNAIAPWYFKTPLTEKLLTNKEYYDEVISRTPLRRVGDVKELVGPAVFLASDASSYVTGHTIFVDGGMSIYGF
- a CDS encoding ABC transporter permease; the encoded protein is MNVLIGSFEQGLIYSLMAIGVYLAFRILDYPDLTVDGSFPMGAALSTLLITKGLNPFFALFFALLAGGIAGFITGILHTKGKVNGLLAGILTMTALYSINLKIMGTANLSLFRFDTIFTPFENLKETIQQTLGDSLISQSINAWLFTIVLFIFVIVIKKLIDWFLQTELGLAIRATGDNPSMIRSVGVNTDYSTIIGLVLSNALVGLAGGIMAQYQGYADIQMGVGMIVVGLASVIIGEAIFGNRSIRRATFSVVCGAVIYRLVIALALYLPGFSPTDMKLITALLVIVSLTLPRFSLKNKKKAVVGNPIQSIDYSLKKVTKEG